A single Methylomonas sp. AM2-LC DNA region contains:
- a CDS encoding HyaD/HybD family hydrogenase maturation endopeptidase — MTSSPSILLLGIGNVLWADEGFGVRVIEHLQKFYRFPDNVNVLDGGTQGMYLVEHVQAAQVLVVFDAVDYGLPPATLKRVENDDVPSFLGAKKMSLHQTGFQEVLATAQMLGQYPLHLLLIGVQPEELDDYGGSLRPSVKAQIQPAIDMALNYLQGFEIRAEALEKAVDLSDQALDMQRYEQERPPAELACRVGDERILQSDAFEVRLPQVNDRPSLQVDIDYRGKY; from the coding sequence GTGACTTCATCACCTTCTATTTTATTGCTTGGTATAGGCAATGTACTTTGGGCTGATGAAGGTTTCGGTGTCAGGGTGATTGAGCATCTACAAAAATTCTACCGCTTTCCAGATAACGTCAACGTGCTGGATGGCGGTACGCAAGGCATGTATCTGGTCGAGCATGTGCAGGCAGCGCAGGTATTGGTGGTATTTGATGCGGTTGATTACGGCCTGCCACCGGCTACCCTTAAGCGGGTTGAAAATGATGACGTTCCCAGTTTTCTCGGTGCTAAAAAAATGAGCCTGCATCAAACTGGCTTTCAGGAAGTATTGGCTACGGCACAAATGCTGGGTCAATATCCGCTACATCTATTACTGATTGGTGTTCAGCCGGAAGAGTTAGATGATTATGGTGGCAGCCTTAGACCTAGTGTCAAAGCGCAAATTCAGCCAGCTATAGATATGGCCTTAAATTATCTGCAAGGATTCGAAATTCGTGCAGAAGCACTTGAAAAAGCGGTTGATTTATCAGATCAAGCCTTAGACATGCAACGCTACGAACAAGAACGCCCACCTGCCGAGTTGGCCTGCCGAGTAGGTGACGAACGCATCCTGCAATCGGATGCATTTGAAGTCCGCCTGCCGCAAGTAAACGACCGGCCTAGTCTGCAAGTTGATATTGATTACCGAGGAAAATATTAA
- the hypC gene encoding HypC/HybG/HupF family hydrogenase formation chaperone, translating into MCIGIPMQVVERRGESALCVYRGELHQIDMMLVGEQPQGTWLLVFLDAAREVMSSEKAQQITDALEAMRLAMQGETDLDHLFADLVDREPKLPEFLRT; encoded by the coding sequence ATGTGCATAGGAATACCGATGCAAGTGGTCGAACGGCGTGGTGAATCAGCCCTCTGCGTTTACCGCGGCGAACTACACCAAATCGACATGATGCTGGTCGGCGAACAACCGCAAGGAACTTGGTTGCTGGTGTTTCTGGATGCGGCGCGGGAAGTAATGAGTTCCGAGAAAGCACAACAAATTACTGATGCGCTGGAAGCTATGCGCTTGGCTATGCAAGGTGAAACCGACCTAGATCATTTATTTGCCGACTTGGTTGACCGCGAACCCAAATTACCGGAGTTTTTACGCACATGA